One genomic segment of Paraburkholderia caffeinilytica includes these proteins:
- a CDS encoding ABC transporter permease: protein MTLQNLSLWDVAIAALLIVVNGVVSVALKLDLERNLVWAAVRTIVQLLAIGYVLGWVFRYDHWFVVLPLMIVMTLIAGFAGAQRGSRTYAGQRADSVLSIWVSSWLVAAVGLFVVIRIHPWYEPQYAIPILGMILGNTLTGVSLGIERMTEELTARRDRVDMALALGATRWEAAQAPARQAVRAGMMPTLNQMAVVGVVSLPGMMTGQVLAGQSPLQAVRYQIVIMFLIAAASALGTVGAVLLTYRRLFSAEHRFLSARLVERVAARR, encoded by the coding sequence ATGACATTGCAGAACCTGAGTCTCTGGGACGTCGCGATCGCCGCGTTGCTGATCGTGGTGAACGGCGTGGTGTCGGTGGCGCTCAAGCTCGATCTCGAACGCAACCTCGTGTGGGCGGCGGTACGCACCATCGTGCAATTGCTGGCGATCGGCTACGTGCTCGGCTGGGTGTTTCGCTATGACCACTGGTTCGTGGTGCTGCCGTTGATGATCGTGATGACCCTGATTGCCGGCTTCGCGGGTGCGCAGCGCGGCAGCCGGACGTACGCCGGGCAGCGTGCGGACAGTGTGCTGTCGATCTGGGTCAGTTCCTGGCTGGTGGCTGCAGTCGGACTCTTCGTCGTGATCCGCATTCATCCCTGGTACGAGCCGCAGTACGCCATTCCGATTCTCGGCATGATCCTGGGCAATACGCTGACCGGCGTGTCGCTCGGCATCGAACGGATGACCGAGGAACTGACCGCGCGGCGCGACCGCGTGGATATGGCGCTCGCGCTCGGCGCGACCCGTTGGGAAGCGGCACAGGCGCCGGCGCGCCAGGCGGTGCGTGCGGGCATGATGCCCACCTTGAATCAGATGGCCGTAGTCGGCGTAGTGAGTTTGCCCGGCATGATGACCGGGCAGGTGCTGGCCGGTCAGTCGCCGTTGCAGGCGGTGCGCTATCAGATCGTGATCATGTTCCTGATCGCGGCGGCGTCGGCCTTGGGGACGGTGGGCGCGGTGCTGCTCACGTATCGGCGGCTCTTCTCAGCGGAACACCGGTTTCTGTCGGCGCGTCTGGTGGAGCGGGTCGCGGCGCGCCGCTGA
- the bktB gene encoding beta-ketothiolase BktB gives MQRDVVVVGGVRTAIGGFGGSLKDFPPTDLGARVVREALARANVSGDEVGHVVFGNVVHTEPKDMYLARVAAINGGVAQHAPALTVNRLCGSGLQAIVSAAQSVLLGDADIAIGGGAENMSRAPYSMPAARFGQRMGDARLVDMMVGALNDPFQSIHMGVTAENVARKYEISRETQDALALESHRRAANAITNGYFKDQILPITIPSKKGDVVFDTDEHTRMNATAEDFSKLKPVFAKENGTVTAGNASGINDAAAAVVLMERGVAEKRGIKPLARLVSYAHAGVDPAYMGIGPVPATRKALERAGLTVADLDVIEANEAFAAQACAVSKELGLDPAKVNPNGSGISLGHPIGATGALITVKALYELQRVGGRYALVTMCIGGGQGIAAIFERI, from the coding sequence ATGCAACGAGACGTAGTGGTGGTAGGCGGCGTACGTACGGCGATCGGCGGTTTTGGCGGCAGCCTGAAGGATTTTCCGCCGACGGATCTGGGCGCGCGTGTCGTGCGTGAAGCGCTGGCGCGCGCAAATGTGTCGGGCGACGAAGTGGGCCATGTGGTGTTCGGCAACGTCGTGCATACCGAACCGAAAGACATGTATCTGGCCCGCGTGGCCGCGATCAACGGCGGCGTCGCGCAACATGCGCCTGCGTTGACCGTCAACCGTCTGTGCGGCTCGGGCTTGCAGGCCATCGTCTCGGCCGCGCAAAGCGTGCTGCTCGGCGATGCCGACATCGCGATCGGCGGCGGTGCGGAAAACATGAGCCGCGCGCCGTATTCCATGCCGGCCGCGCGCTTCGGTCAGCGCATGGGCGACGCGCGCCTCGTCGACATGATGGTCGGCGCGCTGAACGACCCGTTCCAGTCGATCCATATGGGCGTGACCGCCGAGAACGTCGCCCGCAAATACGAAATTTCGCGCGAAACGCAGGACGCGCTCGCGCTCGAATCGCATCGCCGTGCGGCCAATGCGATCACGAACGGCTACTTCAAGGACCAGATCCTGCCGATCACCATTCCGTCGAAGAAAGGCGACGTCGTGTTCGATACGGATGAGCACACGCGGATGAACGCGACGGCCGAAGACTTCTCCAAGTTGAAGCCGGTGTTCGCGAAGGAGAACGGCACGGTGACGGCCGGCAACGCGTCGGGCATCAACGACGCCGCCGCGGCGGTCGTGCTGATGGAGCGCGGTGTCGCTGAAAAGCGTGGCATCAAGCCGCTGGCGCGGCTGGTTTCGTACGCGCATGCGGGTGTCGATCCGGCCTACATGGGTATCGGTCCGGTGCCGGCAACGCGCAAGGCACTCGAGCGCGCCGGCCTGACGGTCGCCGATCTGGATGTGATCGAAGCGAACGAAGCGTTTGCCGCTCAGGCGTGCGCGGTGAGCAAGGAGCTCGGCCTCGATCCGGCCAAGGTCAATCCGAACGGCTCGGGTATTTCGCTCGGCCACCCCATCGGCGCAACCGGCGCCCTGATCACCGTCAAGGCGTTGTATGAGTTGCAGCGGGTTGGCGGCCGCTACGCGCTGGTGACGATGTGTATCGGCGGCGGGCAGGGCATCGCGGCGATCTTCGAGCGGATCTGA
- the serB gene encoding phosphoserine phosphatase SerB — translation MNLVIQSTAPLSADHHKTLVALARGSHAAIIDANAIRIADANIAQRADLEVYCGTHELDYAFVEPGRQLRDFGLVAMDMDSTLITIECIDEIADFCGLKAEVAAITEASMRGEIKDFNESLTRRVALLKGLDASALERVYEERLQLSPGAERMLAAAQAAGLKTLLVSGGFTFFTEKLKARLGLDFTRANTLEIVDGKLTGNVVGEIVNADVKARTLRETCAHLGIEPTRAIAMGDGSNDLKMMAAAGLSVAFRAKPVVREAASVAFNHVGLDGLLRLF, via the coding sequence ATGAACCTCGTCATCCAAAGCACCGCGCCCCTCTCCGCCGACCACCACAAAACGCTCGTCGCGCTCGCGCGCGGTTCGCACGCCGCTATCATCGACGCGAACGCGATTCGCATCGCCGACGCGAACATTGCGCAGCGCGCCGACCTCGAGGTCTATTGCGGCACGCATGAACTGGACTACGCGTTTGTCGAACCCGGCCGCCAGTTGCGTGACTTCGGCCTCGTCGCGATGGACATGGATTCGACGCTGATCACGATCGAGTGCATCGATGAAATCGCCGACTTCTGCGGGCTGAAAGCAGAAGTCGCCGCAATCACCGAAGCGTCGATGCGCGGCGAAATCAAGGACTTCAACGAGAGTCTGACGCGCCGCGTGGCACTGCTCAAGGGACTCGACGCCAGCGCGCTTGAACGCGTTTATGAAGAGCGGCTGCAACTCTCGCCGGGCGCCGAACGAATGCTGGCCGCCGCGCAAGCGGCGGGATTGAAAACACTGCTTGTATCCGGCGGATTCACGTTCTTCACTGAAAAACTGAAAGCCCGGCTTGGCCTCGATTTCACGCGCGCGAACACGCTCGAAATCGTGGATGGAAAGTTGACCGGCAACGTAGTTGGCGAGATCGTCAACGCCGACGTGAAAGCCCGCACGTTGCGCGAGACCTGCGCCCACCTGGGTATCGAGCCGACCCGCGCGATTGCCATGGGCGATGGTTCGAACGATTTGAAAATGATGGCCGCGGCGGGACTCTCCGTAGCATTCCGCGCGAAGCCGGTAGTGCGCGAAGCAGCCAGCGTGGCGTTCAACCACGTTGGGCTGGATGGGTTGCTGCGATTGTTCTGA
- a CDS encoding cytochrome P450 — protein sequence MTPATASDASILARDFDLRQLSPAFHADPYPVYHALRAHEPVKRMPDGSLFLTRFRDVQAVYRDPKTFSSDKTVEFKPKYGDSPLYSHHTTSLVFNDPPRHTRVRKLIAGALTARAIAAMEPGLIRLVDGLLDAAAARGRIDLIDAFASAIPVEIIGNLLDVPHAERAPLRDWSLAILGALEPSLSAAQLERGNRAVSEFADYLRDLVARRRRDPGDPQHDVLTRLIQGELGELSGEQLSETELLQNCIFILNAGHETTTNLIGNGLVTLAAWPEQRAALLREPSLIESAVEECLRFESSNQLGNRMATVDTQIGGVAMARGTPVTLCIGAANRDPEQFAEPDRFDIRRDPNRHLAFGFGIHQCAGLSLARLEARIAIGRFVQRFPAYRLDGEPTRGGRVRFRGFAEVPVEVEPAHSGSASQ from the coding sequence ATGACCCCCGCGACCGCCAGCGACGCGTCCATCCTTGCGCGCGACTTCGATCTGCGCCAGCTGAGCCCCGCGTTCCATGCCGATCCGTACCCGGTCTACCACGCGCTGCGCGCTCATGAACCGGTCAAACGCATGCCGGACGGCTCGCTGTTCCTGACGCGTTTTCGCGATGTGCAGGCGGTCTACCGCGACCCGAAGACCTTCAGTTCCGACAAAACCGTCGAATTCAAGCCGAAGTACGGCGACTCGCCGCTCTACAGCCATCACACCACCAGTCTGGTTTTCAACGACCCGCCGCGTCACACGCGGGTGCGCAAGCTGATCGCCGGCGCGCTGACGGCGCGAGCGATCGCGGCCATGGAGCCTGGCTTGATCCGCCTCGTCGATGGCTTGCTCGATGCCGCCGCCGCGCGTGGCCGCATCGATCTGATCGATGCGTTTGCGTCGGCGATCCCAGTCGAGATCATCGGCAATTTGCTGGACGTGCCGCACGCTGAGCGCGCGCCTTTGCGCGACTGGTCGTTGGCGATACTCGGCGCGCTGGAGCCGTCGCTGAGCGCCGCGCAACTCGAACGGGGCAACCGAGCGGTCAGTGAATTCGCCGACTATTTGCGCGATCTGGTGGCGCGGCGCCGGCGCGATCCCGGCGATCCGCAGCACGATGTGCTGACGCGCCTGATCCAAGGCGAGCTGGGAGAGCTGAGCGGCGAGCAGTTGTCGGAAACGGAGCTGCTGCAAAACTGCATCTTCATCCTGAACGCCGGGCATGAGACCACCACGAATCTGATCGGCAACGGCCTCGTTACGCTCGCTGCCTGGCCGGAGCAGCGCGCCGCGTTACTGCGCGAACCGTCGCTGATCGAATCGGCGGTCGAAGAGTGTTTGCGGTTCGAGAGTTCGAATCAGCTGGGCAACCGGATGGCAACCGTCGACACGCAGATCGGCGGCGTCGCGATGGCACGCGGTACGCCCGTCACGCTGTGCATCGGCGCGGCCAATCGCGACCCGGAGCAGTTCGCGGAACCGGACCGTTTCGATATCCGCCGCGATCCGAACCGGCATCTGGCGTTCGGCTTCGGCATTCACCAGTGCGCGGGGTTGTCGCTCGCGCGACTCGAGGCGCGCATCGCCATAGGGCGCTTCGTGCAGCGCTTTCCGGCGTACCGGCTCGACGGCGAACCAACGCGCGGCGGACGGGTGCGATTTCGCGGCTTTGCAGAAGTCCCGGTCGAGGTCGAGCCGGCTCATTCCGGTTCAGCGTCCCAATAA
- a CDS encoding cystathionine beta-lyase — protein MTQSKLKRSLQTRVVRHEDQLTPGFESFSTPVTRASTVVFPDLATMRALDWKNDAQWRYGLHATPTSLALAQRLATIEGGNHALLQPSGLSSISNVYFGLVKAGDDVLIPDNVYSPNRDHGDWLARDFDITARYYDPMIGAGIADLIQPNTRLIWLEAPGSVTMEVPDIPAITAVARARNVVTAIDNTWSAGLGFRPFDHGVDISVQALTKYQSGGGDVLMGATITVDRELHVKLKAARMRMGIGVSSDDCSLILRSLPTMRLRFEQHDRAALSLATWLKTRPEIAAVLHPALPDCPGHEFFKRDFTGAGGLFSVVFDARYSAAQIDTFCESLELFSLGWSWGGAHSLAMPYDVASMRTEGQWPYRGTLVRFYIGLEEEADLRADIEQCLEALG, from the coding sequence ATGACTCAATCCAAACTCAAACGCAGCCTGCAAACCCGCGTCGTGCGTCACGAAGACCAGCTCACGCCGGGCTTCGAGTCGTTCTCGACGCCGGTTACGCGCGCTTCGACCGTCGTGTTCCCCGATCTGGCGACGATGCGCGCGCTCGACTGGAAAAACGACGCGCAATGGCGCTACGGCCTGCACGCCACGCCGACTTCGCTCGCGTTGGCGCAGCGGCTTGCCACCATCGAAGGTGGCAACCATGCGTTGTTGCAGCCGTCGGGGTTGTCGTCGATTTCGAACGTGTACTTCGGCCTCGTGAAGGCCGGCGACGACGTGCTGATTCCCGATAACGTCTACTCGCCGAACCGCGATCACGGCGACTGGCTGGCACGCGATTTCGACATCACCGCGCGCTACTACGATCCGATGATCGGCGCGGGTATCGCGGATCTGATCCAGCCGAATACGCGTTTGATCTGGCTCGAAGCCCCCGGTTCGGTCACGATGGAAGTGCCCGATATACCCGCTATCACGGCGGTGGCGCGCGCGCGAAACGTCGTCACGGCGATCGACAACACCTGGTCGGCCGGGCTCGGTTTCCGGCCATTCGACCACGGTGTCGATATCTCCGTGCAGGCATTGACCAAGTACCAGTCTGGCGGTGGCGATGTGCTGATGGGCGCGACGATTACCGTCGATCGCGAGTTGCATGTGAAGCTGAAGGCGGCGCGCATGCGCATGGGTATCGGCGTATCGTCGGACGACTGTTCGCTGATCCTGCGCAGTCTGCCGACCATGCGGCTGCGCTTCGAACAACATGACCGCGCGGCGCTCAGCCTTGCCACATGGCTGAAGACGCGTCCGGAAATTGCCGCGGTCCTGCACCCGGCGTTGCCCGACTGTCCAGGGCATGAGTTTTTCAAGCGCGACTTTACCGGCGCGGGTGGGCTGTTCTCCGTCGTGTTCGACGCACGTTACAGCGCCGCGCAAATCGATACGTTCTGCGAGTCGCTCGAGCTGTTTTCGCTGGGCTGGAGCTGGGGCGGAGCGCATAGCCTCGCGATGCCGTACGACGTCGCCTCGATGCGCACGGAAGGTCAATGGCCGTATCGCGGTACGTTGGTGCGGTTCTATATCGGTCTGGAAGAAGAAGCCGATCTGCGCGCGGATATCGAGCAGTGTCTGGAAGCGCTGGGTTAA
- a CDS encoding LysR family transcriptional regulator, translated as MSHPADSVEPALKPSSGDRERLDLLDVALFVRAALLANVSAAGREFGLSAAVASSRIAQLERLLGARLLHRTTRRISLTQDGEVFMARARALLDAADAARASVGRAQAEPQGRLRVSMPSSFGRQHVSPVISEFLRRYPGVSVDLRLTDQMVDLVDAGIDVAIRVGVLKDSSLVARRLAVNRRVLCAAPAYLATRGTPHHPSDLAQHECIILSDQRDWAFVTPAGPLTVRVSGRLVVDNGEVIRDALLAGFGIALKSTWDVAPYLRSGELVSVLDTYPLAEQVAIWAVYPSRAFVPPKTLAFIEFLGAHFGDPPYWDAEPE; from the coding sequence ATGAGCCATCCTGCCGATTCTGTGGAACCTGCTTTGAAACCCTCGTCCGGCGACCGGGAACGACTCGATCTGCTCGACGTCGCCCTGTTCGTGCGGGCCGCCCTGCTCGCGAATGTATCGGCGGCCGGGCGCGAATTCGGCCTGTCGGCGGCGGTGGCGAGTTCGCGCATCGCACAGCTGGAAAGGCTCCTCGGCGCGCGTCTGCTGCATCGGACCACCCGCCGCATCAGTCTCACGCAGGACGGCGAGGTGTTCATGGCACGTGCCCGGGCGCTGCTCGACGCGGCCGATGCCGCACGCGCCTCGGTAGGCCGCGCGCAGGCCGAGCCGCAGGGACGCTTGCGGGTGTCGATGCCGTCGTCGTTCGGGCGTCAGCACGTGTCACCCGTAATCAGCGAATTTCTGCGGCGCTATCCCGGCGTGAGCGTCGATTTGCGGCTGACGGATCAGATGGTCGATCTGGTCGACGCGGGTATCGACGTGGCGATCCGCGTCGGCGTGCTCAAGGATTCGTCGCTGGTGGCGCGGCGCCTGGCCGTGAACCGTCGCGTGCTGTGCGCGGCGCCCGCGTATCTCGCCACGCGTGGCACGCCGCACCATCCTTCGGACCTCGCCCAGCACGAGTGCATCATCCTGTCAGACCAGCGCGACTGGGCATTCGTGACGCCGGCCGGACCACTCACGGTGCGCGTGAGCGGACGCCTCGTCGTCGACAACGGCGAAGTCATCCGCGACGCCTTGCTGGCCGGTTTCGGCATCGCGCTCAAGTCGACCTGGGACGTAGCGCCGTATCTGCGCAGCGGCGAGCTCGTGAGCGTGCTCGACACCTACCCGCTCGCGGAGCAGGTGGCGATCTGGGCGGTCTATCCGAGCCGTGCGTTCGTGCCGCCGAAGACGCTCGCCTTCATCGAGTTCCTCGGCGCGCATTTCGGCGATCCGCCTTATTGGGACGCTGAACCGGAATGA
- a CDS encoding zinc-binding alcohol dehydrogenase family protein, which yields MKAVGLYRYLPIDHAESLVDVDIPKPEATGRDLLVKVEAISVNPVDTKVRAPKDTVEKAPRVLGWDAAGTVVAVGPDVTLFKVGDPVFYAGSINRPGANSEFHLVDERIAGRKPASLDFTHAAALPLTAITAWEALFDRLGVSPQGADEGRTVLIVGGAGGVGSIGIQLAKRLAKLKVIATASRPESAKWATELGADHIVDHFGDMPAQLKKLGIDQVDYVLIFNETDRNFPAAAEVIKPQGAICTIVENSEPLPVELLKAKSAAFHWEFMFTRSMFGTPDMIEQHKLLTEVARLVDAGTLRTTVDQDLGTINADNLRRAHRLLEQGRAIGKLVLTGF from the coding sequence ATGAAAGCCGTAGGTCTCTATCGTTACTTGCCGATCGATCATGCCGAGTCCCTGGTCGACGTCGACATTCCCAAACCCGAAGCCACCGGCCGCGATCTGCTGGTGAAGGTCGAAGCCATCTCCGTCAATCCGGTCGACACCAAGGTGCGCGCCCCGAAAGACACGGTCGAGAAAGCGCCGCGGGTGCTCGGCTGGGACGCCGCCGGCACGGTGGTGGCGGTCGGCCCGGACGTCACGCTGTTCAAGGTCGGCGACCCGGTTTTCTATGCGGGCAGCATCAACCGACCGGGTGCGAATAGCGAGTTCCATCTGGTCGACGAGCGCATTGCCGGACGCAAGCCGGCGTCGCTCGATTTCACGCACGCGGCCGCCTTGCCGCTGACCGCGATCACCGCCTGGGAGGCGCTCTTCGACCGCCTCGGCGTGTCGCCGCAAGGCGCGGATGAAGGCCGCACGGTACTGATCGTCGGCGGGGCGGGCGGGGTCGGTTCGATCGGCATTCAGCTGGCCAAACGGCTCGCGAAACTCAAAGTGATCGCGACCGCCTCGCGCCCGGAGTCGGCGAAGTGGGCGACGGAGCTGGGCGCGGATCACATCGTCGATCACTTTGGCGATATGCCCGCGCAGTTGAAAAAGCTTGGCATCGACCAGGTCGATTACGTGCTGATCTTCAACGAAACCGACAGGAATTTCCCGGCAGCCGCCGAAGTGATCAAGCCGCAGGGCGCCATCTGCACGATCGTCGAGAACAGCGAGCCGCTGCCCGTCGAACTGTTGAAGGCGAAAAGCGCCGCGTTCCACTGGGAGTTCATGTTCACGCGTTCGATGTTCGGCACGCCCGACATGATCGAACAGCACAAGCTGCTGACCGAGGTGGCGCGTCTGGTCGATGCGGGCACGTTGCGCACGACGGTCGACCAGGATCTCGGCACGATCAACGCCGACAATCTGCGCCGTGCGCATCGACTGCTCGAACAGGGGCGCGCGATCGGCAAGCTGGTGCTGACCGGATTCTAA
- a CDS encoding ABC transporter ATP-binding protein — translation MTDVPFVFADGIARRDALRGQTLLQPTTFALRAGDRVAVTGPSGSGKSVFLRALALLDPLDAGRIMWHGAAVERAAIPRYRRNVAYIRQRPALLDGNVEDNLRYPFELRAYRDVRFDRARAANLAAQAGRGGDFLDKRASELSGGEAQITALIRVLQLAPEVLLLDEPTASLDPESSRAIEALVHAWFAADPGRHASMWVSHDPAQAARMSARHLTMRAGVLDESPVTLTHQEELDP, via the coding sequence ATGACCGATGTCCCCTTCGTCTTCGCCGACGGCATCGCCCGGCGCGATGCCTTGCGCGGGCAAACGCTGCTGCAGCCAACGACCTTCGCCCTGCGCGCCGGCGACCGGGTCGCGGTCACCGGGCCGTCGGGCTCGGGCAAGAGCGTATTTCTGCGCGCCCTCGCCCTGCTCGATCCGCTCGATGCCGGACGCATCATGTGGCACGGCGCGGCGGTCGAGCGTGCCGCGATTCCACGTTACCGGCGCAACGTCGCCTATATCCGGCAGCGGCCCGCGCTGCTCGACGGCAACGTCGAAGACAATCTGCGCTATCCGTTCGAATTACGGGCCTATCGCGACGTGCGCTTCGATCGCGCACGCGCGGCGAACCTCGCCGCCCAGGCCGGCCGCGGTGGCGATTTTCTCGACAAGCGCGCGAGCGAGTTGTCCGGCGGAGAAGCGCAGATCACGGCGCTGATTCGCGTTCTGCAACTCGCGCCCGAAGTGCTGCTGCTGGATGAACCGACCGCTTCGCTCGACCCGGAATCGTCACGCGCGATCGAGGCGCTGGTGCACGCATGGTTCGCGGCCGATCCCGGCCGGCATGCGTCGATGTGGGTGTCGCACGATCCGGCACAAGCGGCGCGCATGAGCGCGCGGCACCTCACGATGCGCGCCGGCGTACTCGACGAATCCCCAGTGACGCTCACGCATCAGGAGGAGCTCGACCCATGA
- a CDS encoding DUF6013 family protein, translating into MSSSFKLSAVSVVASLACALAPAMLVTAAHAATPITVTSQSALDGPIRYTVRVTSKQFGNSQETRTIRSGESDDFTWKTVPPGGPVPAADSCPNYSSLPIDTNGAMIRQTQIRFAPVVAGDGTASVQLSFQAQTPHGVKTVTAGGKTLKCPNSVAVSQILRFTMPTNGTTKTLTLSDGTEVAVTAKR; encoded by the coding sequence ATGAGCTCCAGCTTCAAACTCTCCGCCGTTTCAGTTGTCGCTTCTCTCGCGTGCGCGCTCGCGCCCGCCATGCTCGTGACGGCGGCACACGCGGCCACGCCGATCACGGTGACGTCGCAATCCGCCCTCGACGGTCCGATCCGTTACACGGTTCGCGTCACGTCGAAACAGTTTGGCAATTCACAGGAAACGCGCACGATCCGCTCCGGCGAATCGGACGACTTCACGTGGAAGACGGTGCCGCCAGGCGGTCCCGTGCCCGCTGCGGACAGCTGCCCGAATTACTCGTCGCTGCCCATCGACACCAACGGCGCGATGATTCGCCAGACGCAGATCCGCTTTGCACCGGTCGTCGCCGGCGACGGCACCGCGTCAGTGCAATTGAGCTTCCAGGCGCAGACGCCGCATGGCGTCAAGACGGTGACGGCCGGCGGCAAAACGCTCAAATGTCCGAACAGCGTGGCCGTCAGCCAGATTCTGCGTTTTACGATGCCGACCAACGGCACCACGAAAACGCTGACGCTCAGTGACGGCACCGAAGTGGCGGTCACCGCGAAACGGTGA